Below is a genomic region from Melitaea cinxia chromosome 20, ilMelCinx1.1, whole genome shotgun sequence.
tttCAAACTCCACAGGCAGTAGAttcgttaaatgaaatctgGTCACACTGTTAATGTGTCAATGTCAGTCTATCAATAAATGCTGTGTGGGTACTCTCTGTTTTATTTATCAAGCTCCTAAAATAGGTCGAGTTTCGAAGATAATATGGAACCAAAGACTACATTCACGAATTACGACATTAGCAGGTTTTTTGATTGTATTGAATTTTAAGAAGCGTTTTTGTCTGTTCCAAAATCCCTACAATAAGCTTAAGGTATCCTGAGCAATCCGACGTAGGAGTCGCCTCAACCTTACACATAAGATTACaaccaaataatactgttctcaaataTTGTTGCGTTCCAGTGGTGAGCAAGGGGCTATAATGTACATAACCGGCCTCGAATTTATGGGAggctaaatttttgttatttctgactctaccttaactccagtgctgcgggaagtgcactcgtactccgttctgcgactatcacgcgtttttttcgaacaaatttacgtaaaaacgatctctactgcaagatcaacataCGATTCGaattgacctttaacgactgataaatagacacttttaaacaaaataacgcgtcagacatgatattctaataaaattagtaacattgcgtgctagaatataggtatagaaattcgaaaaatacccaaaaccgaatcggagcaccccactgtccacgtggtcttggtctgccctaccctagagtgttttttttttaaagccgGAGACGcgaagggagggcagccctcgcccgctgTGGCTGCACTTCCCACAGCGCGggagccaagcgttattctaacctcaaaggtggtaggttaattttttctgatttaaaaatttaacctcaaaactttaaccgcGATATCTCCgtaaccacggggtttacgcgatAATAGTTgcccggggggggggggggtaaattaataaagtcaagttacgaatatttcatttaaataaatattaaaaaattaaatacaacaatattaaaattaagccgCAGTGTAGTATCTGTGGGCGACGCCGTCCCAAGTACTGGCTGTTATTTCCTGTAAAatacaaattgttttattaataacaaaatacttagGCTCGTtgtttataattagaatatatgAAGTTGCATATTATACAGCATGTAGTATAGATCGATAATAATGTTTGACCATACACTTTTATGCATAGAGAATGCACGAGCACTTTAAGTAGGTATCACTATTCGAAAGTAACAGAATCAAAGTCGAAGgtataaaaatctattacaaaatgaaaaatagcaCGTTTTACTTACAACAACAAGTTCATCGCCATTGTATTTCCTCTTGATAGTGACAACGCGACCATCTGCGAATTTTTGGGTTTGTGTAACAACGTCACCAGAGACACTGAACGACGTCTTGGCCTGGAAAATAGGACATTTATGTATtagtaataaagaaaagaatGATTATGTACAGTTCTACATAGATAggtaacaattaaataaaattgacgcgaaatttatatttatcaaatatggGTATATATAAGTTTTGCTATAAAAGTATGACCAACATAAATAATTGCCAGTTAATCCGTGAATTAGTTTCTCGACATTATTTCGTTGTGAATTGCGATGAGTTGATCCAACGTTACGCTTACGACATACATTCGAGAAcgaatctgttttttttttttaattttctaacaCGAGAATATTCTTACGAAAAGATAATTTTAGAAAacgttacaattatttaatcataATCATAATGAAGAAACTTGAAGTGTTTGACAGTTCGCAGGACAGAATAAAGTCTGTCGGGTCAGttacttatgattattttttaaaaacttacaaagTTACAACCATTCTAAAACTAGTTAGACATCCATTGAAAAGGGTTAGAAACGGATAATAGTGAAccagtaaacgaaaaaaatatatttgaatgcGAGTACATACAACGAACTCCTCTGTAACTTTCTCGTCGAATTCAACTCCCTCCTTGAATTTAAGCTCCGTAGTCTTATCGTCGATGGTTGTCAGTACGTAGCCATCACCACTCTTCTCGAGTTTCTGTGTTGGCTTGGTTTTAATCAAATCTTGAATTTTTTCTGCTGgtatacctataaaataaacaattttaccaAGCAATTATAAAACGTAGATTATTCAACAATAAGTCCCTTGATTTTCATTTAACGATAAATATCTTACTATGAAAGAACATGTCGTGATACATTAACTTATCCATTGCCACTGAGCCTAAactaatgatttttaaaatttgaccaCTTGAgctgttttaaaaaaacaattaaaacttttattgttGGTTGTGCACTTTGTTATATGACATTGTAAAAGAGtttaaagtaagaaaaaaatgtatgaaagtATATTAACTTTCAACTTAAAAAGATTAAACGTAAAattgaatatgaaaaaaaaattattaatactttagGAGATAAATAAACATTCTAAAGCAGGTGAAATAGAAGGGTAGAAGAAATGTTATTATGAAATCCAGTTATTTTAAGCATATAAGTATCGGTCGTTTCAAAATGGACCTTTTTTTCATGTTAAAGATTAGTAAATTCtgcaaagtaataaaattgtaaaaaaaactttaactcATGTACCTATGtgccttttaaaataacaaacttCTGTACCatacattacataattatttaagcaTACGAACCCTAATTGATATTTGTAGTAATATAATATCGACAAATACGAGTATAGCGGTTTTTAACCAAAGATAATTTTGCTAATCGTTTGTAATCCAATTGAATTCAGctacatgtataaaaaaatgaaaaagattACGCAAACGTAActgtgtacatattttttaattaaacacttAAAATGAAAATTCGGTATCAATGGACCCAAATAAATTTAAGGCATTGTTCATCTAAATCAGTGTGTCCCAAAatgggcgataacgcccccttgtgggcgctgcagtacCTAGTACCTACTAAAGGGGCGGTAAGACACCTagaaaaaaatggtggcgttgtgtagaggcttgggaTTTGTCgtttaatctataaggactctcgactacaacttgtgaacatcaactaatattcattaaaagattgctcaaagggggcactataaaataatttattcccttagtgggcagt
It encodes:
- the LOC123663446 gene encoding fatty acid-binding protein 2-like, coding for MAYLGKSYKFVKSENMDKLLAHFGIPAEKIQDLIKTKPTQKLEKSGDGYVLTTIDDKTTELKFKEGVEFDEKVTEEFVAKTSFSVSGDVVTQTQKFADGRVVTIKRKYNGDELVVEITASTWDGVAHRYYTAA